A portion of the Streptomyces sp. YPW6 genome contains these proteins:
- a CDS encoding sensor histidine kinase, with product MDSRSHTHVTAALRLCLHALLAGLLALVVVRAVGEGAPDTAAVVSVTLLTAAVYAAGAARSSPVRPGSGSPSVRPEASGARPGSPSVRPDGSGTRPGDSGTRQADSAARPENSVARRGNPVQPGTRAGAWWLAGLWALWVVLLVLSPDALWVAFPLYFLQLHFLPMRWALPAVVVTAAAAITSFVVHRQEIEPGAFIGPLIGAAVAVATVLGYDALFRESERRRELIVELVATRADLAEAERTAGTLAERERLAREIHDTLAQGLSSIQLLLRAAERSLPEDAPATPHVRAAREAAQANLAEARSFVRALTPPDLEHGTLAAALERLCARTTAPELTVRFAVSGTPVELPTPYEVALLRTAQSALANTVRHSRARRAEITLSFMDTSVALDVVDDGRGFDPSQAPVRERSKGGDGGFGLPAMRARAGSLGGALSVESAPGQGTAVALTLPLPVPEAAEAEAEAEAEAASTAQEAGARTVPGTAANPERAA from the coding sequence ATGGATTCGCGATCGCACACCCACGTCACGGCTGCCCTGCGGCTCTGTCTGCACGCCCTGCTGGCGGGGCTGCTGGCCCTGGTGGTGGTGCGCGCGGTCGGCGAGGGCGCTCCGGACACGGCGGCGGTCGTGTCGGTGACGCTGCTGACGGCGGCCGTGTACGCGGCGGGGGCGGCCCGGTCCTCCCCCGTACGGCCGGGAAGCGGTTCCCCGTCCGTACGGCCGGAGGCCTCCGGCGCTCGGCCGGGAAGTCCCTCCGTACGGCCGGACGGCTCGGGCACACGGCCGGGAGACTCGGGGACACGACAGGCAGACTCCGCTGCCCGGCCGGAAAACTCCGTCGCACGGCGGGGAAACCCCGTACAGCCGGGAACGCGGGCAGGGGCGTGGTGGCTGGCCGGGCTGTGGGCGCTGTGGGTCGTGCTGCTGGTGCTGTCGCCGGACGCCCTGTGGGTCGCCTTCCCGCTCTACTTCCTCCAGCTCCACTTCCTGCCGATGCGCTGGGCGCTGCCCGCCGTCGTGGTCACCGCGGCCGCCGCGATCACCAGCTTCGTCGTGCACCGGCAGGAGATCGAACCCGGTGCGTTCATCGGGCCGCTGATCGGCGCGGCGGTCGCCGTCGCCACCGTCCTCGGGTACGACGCCCTCTTCCGGGAGAGCGAACGGCGGCGGGAGCTGATCGTGGAGCTGGTCGCCACCCGGGCGGACCTCGCCGAGGCGGAACGCACCGCGGGGACGCTCGCCGAGCGCGAGCGTCTGGCCCGGGAGATCCACGACACCCTGGCGCAGGGGCTGTCCAGCATCCAGTTGCTGCTGCGCGCCGCCGAACGCTCGCTGCCCGAGGACGCCCCGGCGACCCCGCACGTCCGGGCCGCTCGCGAGGCGGCGCAGGCCAATCTCGCTGAGGCGCGCTCCTTCGTCCGGGCACTGACCCCGCCGGACCTGGAGCACGGGACACTGGCCGCCGCGCTGGAGCGGCTCTGCGCGCGGACGACCGCACCGGAGCTGACCGTCCGGTTCGCGGTGAGCGGCACCCCGGTGGAGCTGCCGACCCCGTACGAGGTGGCGCTGCTGCGGACCGCCCAGTCGGCGCTGGCCAACACGGTGCGCCACTCCCGGGCGCGTCGGGCGGAGATCACCTTGAGCTTCATGGACACCTCGGTGGCGCTGGACGTCGTGGACGACGGGCGGGGCTTCGACCCGTCACAGGCTCCGGTGCGCGAGCGGAGCAAGGGCGGCGACGGCGGCTTCGGGCTGCCGGCGATGCGGGCGCGCGCCGGATCGCTGGGGGGCGCGCTGAGCGTGGAATCGGCGCCGGGACAGGGGACCGCGGTGGCACTCACGCTGCCGCTGCCCGTCCCGGAAGCGGCAGAGGCAGAGGCAGAGGCAGAGGCAGAGGCAGCGTCAACGGCGCAGGAAGCCGGTGCGCGCACGGTCCCGGGCACCGCCGCGAACCCGGAGCGGGCCGCGTGA
- a CDS encoding response regulator transcription factor, whose translation MSAGGDAIRLLLADDHPVVRAGLRAVLDTEPDFRVDGEAATAEEAVALAATGGFDVVLMDLQFRAGMHGSEATATITAAPDGPRVLILTTYDSDADILAAVEAGAIGYLLKDAPPQELAAAVRTAAAGRSALAPSVAHRLMDRMRTPAEALTRRELEVLQLVGEGLSNLRISKRLFLSQATVKSHLVHIYAKLGVDSRTAAVAAATARRLIRR comes from the coding sequence GTGAGCGCGGGCGGCGACGCGATCAGGCTGCTGCTCGCGGACGACCATCCGGTGGTCCGGGCGGGGCTGCGCGCGGTGCTGGACACCGAGCCGGACTTCCGGGTCGACGGCGAGGCCGCCACCGCCGAGGAGGCCGTCGCCCTGGCGGCGACGGGCGGCTTCGACGTGGTCCTGATGGACCTGCAGTTCCGTGCGGGGATGCACGGCTCCGAGGCCACGGCGACGATCACCGCAGCCCCGGACGGGCCCCGGGTCCTGATCCTCACCACCTACGACTCCGACGCGGACATCCTGGCGGCGGTCGAGGCCGGGGCGATCGGCTATCTGCTCAAGGACGCGCCGCCGCAGGAGCTGGCGGCCGCGGTACGGACGGCGGCGGCGGGACGTTCCGCGCTGGCGCCCTCGGTGGCGCACCGGCTGATGGACCGGATGCGCACACCGGCCGAGGCGCTGACGCGGCGCGAGCTGGAAGTCCTCCAGCTGGTCGGGGAAGGTCTGTCGAACCTGCGGATCAGCAAGCGGCTGTTCCTGAGCCAGGCCACGGTGAAGTCCCATCTGGTGCACATCTACGCCAAGCTGGGCGTCGACTCCCGAACGGCGGCGGTCGCGGCGGCCACCGCCCGCAGGCTCATCCGGCGCTGA
- a CDS encoding DUF5955 family protein codes for MGHKPLTGSGEDPRVAELRTAVSRLRRELAGLRIDFPDRPIAEDELAALAAMAVGGVPEIPRMRRSLLLIAGAIGSVSAVAAALREVRNAVDLFGEPPRG; via the coding sequence GTGGGGCACAAGCCGCTGACCGGCAGCGGCGAGGACCCGAGGGTGGCCGAGCTGCGGACAGCCGTCTCGCGGCTGCGCCGGGAGCTGGCCGGTCTCCGCATCGACTTCCCCGACCGGCCGATCGCCGAGGACGAGCTGGCGGCCTTGGCCGCCATGGCCGTCGGCGGTGTGCCGGAGATCCCCCGTATGCGCCGTTCCCTGTTACTGATCGCGGGCGCCATCGGCTCGGTGAGCGCGGTGGCGGCGGCCCTGCGCGAGGTGCGCAACGCGGTCGACCTCTTCGGCGAGCCGCCGCGCGGGTGA
- a CDS encoding NTP transferase domain-containing protein: protein MARDRARGTRNPEVAGVLLAAGGGRRLGGRPKALLGHRGRPLVEHAVRSLRDGGCGPLHVVLGAAAEDVRTRADLTDCAVSVNPDWEQGMGSSLRLGLAALAATDADAALVLLVDQPGIGAEAVARVRLAYRSRMSLAAASYGGERSHPVLFGADRWTDISAAAVGDQGARAYLREHRDAITLVECSDVAEAYDIDTSRDLRHLE, encoded by the coding sequence ATGGCGAGGGACAGAGCGCGCGGGACGCGGAACCCCGAGGTCGCGGGGGTGCTGCTGGCCGCCGGAGGCGGCCGTCGGCTCGGCGGCCGCCCGAAGGCCCTGCTGGGGCACCGGGGTCGCCCGCTGGTCGAACACGCGGTGCGCTCCCTGCGCGACGGCGGCTGCGGCCCGCTGCACGTGGTGCTGGGGGCGGCGGCCGAGGACGTGCGGACCCGGGCGGATCTCACGGACTGTGCGGTGAGCGTGAACCCGGACTGGGAGCAGGGCATGGGCTCCTCGCTCCGGCTGGGCCTGGCGGCCCTGGCGGCGACGGACGCGGACGCGGCGCTCGTCCTTCTGGTCGACCAGCCGGGGATCGGCGCGGAGGCGGTGGCGCGGGTGCGGCTCGCGTACCGCTCGCGCATGAGCCTGGCGGCGGCCTCGTACGGCGGGGAACGGAGTCATCCGGTGCTGTTCGGGGCGGACCGGTGGACGGACATCTCGGCGGCGGCCGTCGGGGACCAGGGTGCGCGCGCCTATCTGCGGGAGCACCGTGATGCGATCACGCTCGTGGAGTGTTCGGATGTGGCCGAGGCGTACGACATCGACACCTCGCGGGACCTCAGGCACCTGGAGTGA
- the aceB gene encoding malate synthase A produces the protein MSAPAPSTLAIVDAEPLPRQDEVLTDAALAFVAELHRQFTPRRNELLARRGERRAEIARTSTLDFLPETAAVRADDSWKVAPAPAALNDRRVEITGPTDRKMTINALNSGAKVWLADFEDASAPTWENVVLGQLNLSDAYERRIDFTDPRSGKSYALKSADELATVVMRPRGWHLEERHLQLDGVSVPGALVDFGLYFFHNAQRLIDLGKGPYFYLPKTESHLEARLWNDIFVFAQDYVGIPQGTVRATVLIETITAAYEMEEILYELRDHAAGLNAGRWDYLFSIVKNFRDGGAKFVLPDRNAVTMTAPFMRAYTELLVRTCHKRGAHAIGGMAAFIPSRRDAEVNKVAFEKVKADKDREANDGFDGSWVAHPDLVPIALASFDAVLGEKPNQKDRLREDVSVAPGDLIAIDSLDARPTYDGLRNAVAVGIRYIEAWLRGLGAVAIFNLMEDAATAEISRSQIWQWINADVVFENGEHATADLARKVAAEELAAIREEIGEETFTAGKWQQAHDLLLQVSLDQDYADFLTLPAYEQLR, from the coding sequence ATGTCCGCACCAGCGCCGTCCACGCTGGCCATCGTCGATGCCGAGCCCCTGCCCCGGCAGGATGAGGTCCTGACCGACGCGGCCCTCGCGTTCGTGGCCGAGCTGCACCGGCAGTTCACCCCGCGCCGCAATGAGCTGCTCGCCCGGCGCGGTGAGCGCCGCGCCGAGATCGCCCGCACCTCCACGCTGGACTTCCTGCCCGAGACGGCGGCGGTCCGCGCGGACGACTCCTGGAAGGTCGCGCCGGCCCCGGCCGCCCTGAACGACCGCCGGGTGGAGATCACCGGTCCGACCGACCGCAAGATGACCATCAACGCGCTCAACTCGGGCGCGAAGGTCTGGCTCGCCGACTTCGAGGACGCCTCCGCTCCCACCTGGGAGAACGTGGTCCTCGGCCAGCTCAACCTCTCCGACGCCTACGAGCGCCGCATCGACTTCACCGACCCGAGGTCCGGCAAGTCGTACGCGCTGAAGTCCGCCGACGAGCTGGCCACGGTCGTCATGCGCCCGCGCGGCTGGCACCTGGAGGAGCGCCACCTCCAGCTGGACGGCGTCTCCGTGCCCGGCGCCCTGGTCGACTTCGGCCTCTACTTCTTCCACAACGCGCAGCGGCTGATCGACCTCGGCAAGGGCCCGTACTTCTACCTGCCGAAGACCGAGTCGCACCTGGAGGCCCGCCTCTGGAACGACATCTTCGTCTTCGCCCAGGACTACGTCGGCATCCCGCAGGGCACGGTCCGCGCGACCGTCCTGATCGAGACGATCACCGCCGCGTACGAGATGGAGGAGATCCTCTACGAGCTGCGCGACCACGCCGCCGGGCTCAACGCGGGCCGCTGGGACTACCTCTTCTCCATCGTCAAGAACTTCCGTGACGGCGGCGCCAAGTTCGTCCTGCCGGACCGCAACGCGGTGACGATGACCGCCCCGTTCATGCGCGCGTACACCGAACTCCTGGTCCGCACCTGCCACAAGCGCGGCGCGCACGCGATCGGCGGCATGGCGGCCTTCATCCCCTCGCGCCGCGACGCCGAGGTCAACAAGGTGGCCTTCGAGAAGGTCAAGGCCGACAAGGACCGCGAGGCGAACGACGGCTTCGACGGCTCCTGGGTCGCCCACCCCGACCTGGTCCCGATCGCCCTGGCCTCCTTCGACGCGGTCCTCGGCGAGAAGCCCAACCAGAAGGACCGGCTGCGCGAGGACGTCTCGGTGGCCCCGGGCGACCTGATCGCCATCGACTCGCTCGACGCCAGGCCCACGTACGACGGCCTGCGCAACGCCGTCGCGGTCGGCATCCGTTACATCGAGGCCTGGCTGCGCGGCCTGGGCGCGGTCGCCATCTTCAACCTGATGGAGGACGCGGCCACCGCCGAGATCTCCCGCTCCCAGATCTGGCAGTGGATCAACGCGGACGTGGTCTTCGAGAACGGCGAGCACGCCACCGCGGACCTGGCCCGCAAGGTCGCCGCCGAGGAACTGGCCGCGATCCGCGAGGAGATCGGCGAGGAGACCTTCACCGCCGGCAAGTGGCAGCAGGCCCACGACCTCCTGCTCCAGGTCTCCCTGGACCAGGACTACGCGGACTTCCTGACCCTGCCCGCGTACGAACAGCTGCGCTGA
- a CDS encoding fibronectin type III domain-containing protein, whose protein sequence is MEGTIVQRPHVSAALACSALLLAPLLSACGGTAEADTQPPGIPQNVTAQASSSTSVHVMWKAAPADEKVAGYEVYRGKAKVKSVPVTKTMIDVDGLAASTDYTFSVRAKDAAGNLSELSKAVPVTTRATPPEDDEPPTAPAKLTGRADGSRGATLTWDAATDDVGVTSYDIYQEDSRIHSVPASATTAKLTGLRPGTVYTFTVRARDASDKSSADSNALDLTTASAPGAPASTAPTGLRTEVGRAGGVFTLDLSWDQPETGGTIPAYELHMNGKLTTTIVWGGTPPEGRATYRLDLPDPVGTRYSVKLRAKLPDGTWGDFSAQRTVVLTD, encoded by the coding sequence ATGGAAGGCACCATCGTGCAACGCCCCCACGTATCTGCCGCGTTGGCCTGCTCCGCCCTGCTCCTCGCCCCCCTCCTCTCCGCCTGCGGTGGTACCGCCGAAGCCGACACCCAGCCGCCCGGCATCCCGCAGAACGTGACCGCCCAGGCCAGCAGCTCCACCTCGGTGCACGTGATGTGGAAGGCGGCCCCCGCCGACGAGAAGGTCGCCGGCTATGAGGTCTACCGGGGAAAGGCCAAGGTCAAGAGCGTCCCGGTGACAAAGACCATGATCGACGTCGACGGTCTGGCGGCCTCGACGGACTACACCTTCAGCGTCCGGGCCAAGGACGCGGCCGGGAACCTCTCCGAGCTCAGCAAGGCCGTCCCCGTGACCACCCGGGCCACCCCGCCCGAGGACGACGAGCCGCCCACCGCCCCGGCGAAGCTGACGGGCCGTGCGGACGGCAGCCGTGGAGCCACCCTCACCTGGGATGCGGCCACGGACGACGTCGGCGTCACCTCGTACGACATCTACCAGGAGGACTCCCGGATCCACAGCGTCCCCGCCTCCGCGACCACGGCGAAGCTCACGGGGCTGCGCCCGGGGACCGTCTACACCTTCACCGTCCGGGCCCGGGACGCCTCCGACAAGTCCTCGGCCGACAGCAACGCCCTCGACCTCACCACCGCGTCCGCCCCGGGCGCCCCCGCGAGCACCGCCCCCACCGGCCTGCGGACCGAAGTCGGCAGGGCGGGCGGCGTGTTCACCCTGGACCTCTCCTGGGACCAGCCCGAAACGGGCGGGACCATCCCCGCCTACGAGCTCCACATGAACGGCAAGCTGACCACCACCATCGTCTGGGGCGGCACGCCCCCCGAGGGCCGCGCCACCTACCGCCTCGACCTCCCCGACCCGGTGGGCACCCGCTACTCGGTGAAGCTCAGGGCCAAGCTCCCGGACGGCACGTGGGGCGACTTCTCGGCCCAGCGGACGGTGGTCCTGACGGACTGA
- a CDS encoding TIGR03086 family metal-binding protein, which translates to MDTHQTPVPATPATAAPATRLPDLGPAARRITALLGPVDDSSLDGPTPCPAYAVRELLGHLTGLATAFRDAARKDLGPSTATPPDAALPVLEDDWREALPRRLEEVAAAWRAPDAWTGMTRAGGIDLPGEVAGVVALNELVIHGWDLARSTGQPYAAGEAELRSCEALLAPDADDPDRGGIFAPPLPVAADAPLLDRVIALSGRRPDWRPGG; encoded by the coding sequence ATGGATACGCATCAGACCCCCGTGCCGGCCACGCCCGCGACCGCCGCGCCGGCCACCCGCCTTCCGGACCTGGGACCGGCGGCCCGGCGGATCACCGCACTGCTCGGGCCGGTCGACGACAGCTCCCTGGACGGCCCCACCCCCTGCCCCGCGTACGCCGTACGGGAGCTGCTCGGCCATCTCACCGGGCTGGCCACCGCCTTCCGCGACGCGGCCCGCAAGGACCTCGGGCCGAGCACGGCCACGCCTCCCGACGCGGCCCTCCCCGTGCTGGAGGACGACTGGCGCGAGGCCCTTCCCCGGCGGCTGGAGGAGGTGGCGGCGGCCTGGCGGGCGCCCGACGCCTGGACGGGCATGACCCGGGCGGGCGGGATCGACCTGCCCGGTGAGGTGGCCGGGGTCGTCGCGCTCAACGAGCTCGTGATCCACGGCTGGGACCTGGCCCGCTCGACCGGGCAGCCGTACGCGGCGGGCGAGGCCGAGCTGCGGTCCTGCGAGGCGCTGCTCGCTCCGGACGCGGACGACCCGGACCGCGGGGGCATCTTCGCGCCGCCGCTGCCGGTGGCGGCGGACGCCCCACTGCTGGACCGCGTGATCGCGCTGAGCGGCCGACGCCCGGACTGGCGGCCGGGCGGCTGA
- a CDS encoding alpha/beta hydrolase, whose product MEDQSVVDVGDVRLAYRAWGDAFGSPVVLLHGLGDSAAHWEAAGALLGREWRVYALDLRGHGESDWPDDYGLELMAEDVVGFLDELELDRVGLVGHGMGGVVARLVAQEHSDRVERLVLVETPAPFPGDPGPAGRAEGPVDHDENAVPAVHDQLADPGPDAAEHLGDIVSPTLVITGGPESGMAQHRQADVAALVPDCRLITVPGGHRVHETRADQVAAQITEFFTS is encoded by the coding sequence ATGGAAGACCAGTCTGTTGTGGATGTCGGCGACGTGCGCCTCGCGTACCGGGCCTGGGGCGATGCGTTCGGCTCGCCCGTCGTGCTGCTGCACGGCCTCGGAGACTCGGCCGCGCACTGGGAGGCGGCCGGCGCCCTGCTGGGCCGGGAGTGGCGGGTCTACGCCCTGGACCTGCGCGGCCACGGCGAGAGCGACTGGCCCGACGACTACGGCCTGGAGCTGATGGCCGAGGACGTCGTGGGCTTCCTCGACGAACTGGAGCTGGACCGCGTCGGGCTCGTCGGCCACGGCATGGGCGGCGTCGTCGCCCGGCTGGTGGCCCAGGAGCACTCCGACCGGGTGGAGCGGCTGGTGCTGGTGGAGACCCCGGCCCCGTTCCCCGGCGACCCGGGCCCGGCCGGCCGCGCCGAGGGCCCGGTGGACCACGACGAGAACGCGGTGCCCGCCGTCCACGACCAGCTCGCCGACCCCGGTCCGGACGCGGCTGAGCACCTCGGCGACATCGTCTCCCCGACCCTGGTCATCACCGGGGGCCCGGAGAGCGGGATGGCACAGCACCGCCAGGCGGACGTGGCCGCCCTCGTCCCGGACTGCCGCCTGATCACGGTCCCGGGCGGCCATCGCGTGCACGAGACCCGGGCGGACCAGGTGGCCGCGCAGATCACGGAGTTCTTCACCAGCTGA
- a CDS encoding nucleobase:cation symporter-2 family protein, with protein MTDDTVTEAEAAGDGRKHPVDETLPPLKMFTSGLQHVAAMYAGVVAPPLIVGPAVGLTAKETAFLMGASLFTAGIATLLQTIGFWKVGARLPFVNGVSFAGVAPMIAIGKDRGHDGIAVIFGAIIVASLLGFVLAPYFCKLVRFFPPVVTGTVITLIGVSLLPVAFNWSQGGNAAADDYGSMTNITMAAVTLVIVLALRKLLRGFLQQIAILLGLVVGTLIAIPAGITDFGAIKEADVVGFPTPFAFGAPQFEVAAIISMCIVMLVCMTESTADMLALGKIVGRPADEKIIEGGLRADTLGSAVSPLFNGFMCSAFAQNVGLVAMTRIRSRFVVAVGGGILIVLGLVPVAASVIALVPLPVLGGAGIVLFGTVAASGIQTLATAAMEKGENALIVAASLGIGLIPIAAPQFYHAFPEDLLVVLDSGISTGCVVAIVLNLAFNHVGRKPDAADEEQQPGEHVVPAAAGVGVH; from the coding sequence GTGACGGACGACACCGTCACCGAGGCGGAAGCAGCAGGTGACGGCCGGAAGCATCCGGTCGACGAGACCCTTCCCCCACTCAAGATGTTCACCAGCGGCCTCCAGCACGTGGCCGCCATGTACGCGGGCGTGGTGGCCCCGCCGCTCATCGTGGGGCCGGCGGTCGGCCTCACCGCCAAGGAGACCGCCTTCCTGATGGGAGCGAGCCTCTTCACCGCGGGGATCGCCACCCTGCTCCAGACCATCGGATTCTGGAAGGTCGGCGCCCGGCTGCCCTTCGTCAACGGCGTCTCGTTCGCCGGGGTCGCCCCGATGATCGCGATAGGCAAGGACCGGGGACACGACGGGATAGCCGTCATCTTCGGCGCGATCATCGTCGCCAGTCTCCTGGGCTTCGTCCTCGCCCCGTACTTCTGCAAACTGGTCCGCTTCTTCCCGCCCGTCGTCACCGGCACCGTGATCACCCTGATCGGCGTGTCGCTCCTCCCGGTCGCCTTCAACTGGTCCCAGGGCGGCAATGCCGCGGCCGACGACTACGGTTCGATGACCAACATCACCATGGCCGCCGTGACCCTGGTCATCGTGCTCGCCCTGCGCAAGCTGCTGCGCGGCTTCCTCCAGCAGATCGCGATCCTGCTCGGGCTGGTCGTCGGCACGCTCATCGCCATCCCCGCCGGAATCACCGACTTCGGGGCCATCAAGGAAGCCGACGTGGTCGGTTTCCCGACCCCGTTCGCCTTCGGCGCCCCGCAGTTCGAGGTCGCCGCCATCATCTCCATGTGCATCGTGATGCTCGTCTGCATGACCGAGTCCACGGCCGACATGCTGGCCCTCGGCAAGATCGTCGGACGCCCGGCGGACGAGAAGATCATCGAGGGCGGTCTGCGCGCCGACACCCTCGGCAGTGCCGTCAGCCCGCTGTTCAACGGCTTCATGTGCAGCGCCTTCGCGCAGAACGTCGGCCTCGTCGCCATGACCAGGATCCGCAGCCGCTTCGTCGTCGCGGTGGGCGGTGGCATCCTGATCGTGCTCGGCCTGGTCCCGGTCGCCGCCTCGGTCATCGCGCTCGTACCGCTGCCGGTGCTCGGCGGCGCGGGCATCGTCCTGTTCGGCACGGTCGCGGCCAGCGGCATCCAGACCCTGGCCACCGCCGCCATGGAGAAGGGCGAGAACGCGCTGATCGTCGCGGCCTCGCTCGGTATCGGCCTGATCCCGATCGCCGCGCCGCAGTTCTACCACGCCTTCCCCGAGGACCTCCTGGTCGTCCTCGACTCGGGCATCTCCACCGGCTGTGTGGTGGCGATCGTGCTCAACCTCGCCTTCAACCACGTCGGCCGCAAGCCGGACGCGGCGGACGAGGAGCAGCAGCCCGGCGAACACGTGGTGCCGGCGGCCGCCGGGGTGGGCGTCCACTGA
- a CDS encoding 8-oxoguanine deaminase yields the protein MAASADPQRIVIENCSIATVDAHDTEYASGYIVVADNRIESVGAGKAPEGLSGVVRRIDATGHLATPGLVNTHHHFYQWITRGLATDHNLFNWLVALYPTWARIDEPMARAAAQGSLAMMARGGVTTAMDHHYVFPKGSGDLSGAIIGAAREMGVRFTLARGSMDRSEKDGGLPPDFAVETLDGALAATEATIDAHHDASFDAMTQVAVAPCSPFSVSTELMRQGAELARRKGVRLHTHGSETVEEEQFCKELFGMGPTEYFESTGWLGADVWMAHCVHMNDADIAAFARTGTGVAHCPSSNARLAAGIARVPDMLAAGVPVGLGVDGTASNESGELHTELRNALLINRLGAHREAALNARQALRLGTFGGAQVLGRADQIGSLEAGKLADLVLWKLDTLAHSSIADPVTALIFGAAAPVTLSLVDGKPVVEGDHLTTVDEDAIARVTRDEARRLAQIAAGA from the coding sequence ATGGCAGCCTCGGCAGACCCTCAGCGCATCGTCATCGAGAACTGTTCGATCGCCACCGTCGACGCCCACGACACGGAGTACGCCTCCGGGTACATCGTCGTGGCGGACAACCGCATCGAGTCCGTCGGCGCGGGCAAGGCCCCGGAGGGCCTGAGCGGTGTCGTCCGGCGCATCGACGCCACCGGGCACCTCGCCACCCCCGGCCTGGTCAACACCCACCACCACTTCTACCAGTGGATCACCCGGGGCCTGGCCACCGACCACAACCTCTTCAACTGGCTGGTCGCCCTCTACCCGACCTGGGCGCGCATCGACGAGCCGATGGCCCGCGCCGCCGCGCAGGGCTCGCTCGCCATGATGGCCCGCGGCGGTGTCACCACCGCCATGGACCACCACTACGTCTTCCCGAAGGGCTCCGGCGACCTGTCCGGCGCCATCATCGGGGCCGCCCGTGAGATGGGCGTACGGTTCACCCTCGCCCGGGGCTCCATGGACCGCAGCGAGAAGGACGGCGGCCTGCCCCCGGACTTCGCCGTCGAGACCCTGGACGGCGCGCTCGCCGCCACCGAGGCGACGATCGACGCCCACCACGACGCCTCCTTCGACGCCATGACCCAGGTCGCCGTCGCACCCTGCTCGCCGTTCTCGGTCTCCACCGAACTGATGCGCCAGGGCGCCGAGCTGGCCCGCCGCAAGGGTGTGCGCCTGCACACCCACGGCTCGGAGACCGTCGAGGAGGAGCAGTTCTGCAAGGAACTGTTCGGGATGGGCCCGACCGAGTACTTCGAGTCGACCGGCTGGCTCGGCGCCGACGTGTGGATGGCCCACTGCGTCCACATGAACGACGCGGACATCGCCGCCTTCGCCCGTACGGGAACCGGTGTCGCCCACTGCCCGTCCTCCAACGCCCGCCTCGCCGCCGGTATCGCCCGGGTGCCCGACATGCTCGCCGCCGGGGTACCGGTCGGCCTGGGCGTGGACGGCACCGCCTCCAACGAGTCCGGCGAACTCCACACCGAGCTGCGCAACGCGCTGCTCATCAACCGCCTCGGCGCCCACCGCGAGGCCGCCCTGAACGCCCGTCAGGCCCTGCGCCTCGGGACCTTCGGCGGGGCCCAGGTCCTGGGCCGCGCCGACCAGATCGGCTCCCTGGAGGCCGGCAAGCTCGCCGACCTCGTCCTGTGGAAGCTGGACACCCTGGCCCACTCCTCGATCGCCGACCCGGTGACCGCGCTCATCTTCGGCGCGGCCGCCCCGGTGACCCTCTCCCTCGTCGACGGCAAGCCGGTTGTCGAGGGCGACCACCTCACCACGGTGGACGAGGACGCCATCGCCCGTGTCACCCGCGACGAGGCCCGCCGCCTCGCGCAGATCGCCGCCGGAGCCTGA